One Peptostreptococcus equinus genomic window carries:
- a CDS encoding pyruvate, water dikinase regulatory protein, whose protein sequence is MEKNLMIYIVSDSLGETARSMATATIYQFENHDQWEIKRFPFVNNKELLNEVLYKAKDNDAMVMYSIVNEELTQHAKEFCEQNEIVYDDLLSSIINKMSKKAGLKPLREPGLIRKMDKSYFNRVEAIEFAVKYDDGKDPRGVLKADLVLVGISRTSKTPLSMYLANRHLKVANVPLVPEVPIPKELSEVDPKRIIGLTNSPETLNRIRVERLKSMGLSGAANYAKLDRILEELDYSEEVMKKLKCPVINVANKAIEETAGIILDILKENGISVYNDFSV, encoded by the coding sequence ATGGAAAAGAATTTAATGATATACATTGTTTCAGATTCATTAGGAGAAACTGCTAGATCAATGGCAACAGCTACAATCTATCAGTTCGAAAATCATGATCAGTGGGAAATTAAAAGATTTCCTTTTGTAAATAACAAAGAGTTATTAAACGAAGTTCTTTATAAGGCAAAAGATAATGATGCAATGGTAATGTATAGTATAGTAAATGAAGAGTTAACTCAGCATGCTAAAGAATTTTGTGAGCAAAATGAAATAGTTTATGATGATTTGCTTTCTTCTATTATAAATAAAATGAGCAAAAAAGCTGGTCTAAAGCCACTTAGAGAACCAGGTTTAATCAGAAAAATGGATAAATCTTATTTCAATAGGGTGGAAGCCATTGAATTTGCAGTTAAGTATGATGATGGTAAAGATCCAAGGGGTGTATTAAAAGCAGACCTAGTATTAGTAGGGATTTCTAGAACTTCGAAAACTCCGCTGAGTATGTACCTTGCTAATAGACATTTAAAAGTTGCAAACGTTCCTTTGGTTCCTGAAGTTCCAATACCAAAAGAGTTGTCAGAAGTTGATCCTAAAAGGATTATAGGACTTACAAACTCACCTGAGACACTTAATAGAATAAGAGTAGAAAGATTAAAATCAATGGGTCTATCTGGAGCGGCGAATTATGCAAAACTAGATAGAATATTAGAAGAGCTTGACTATTCAGAAGAGGTAATGAAAAAATTAAAGTGCCCAGTAATAAATGTAGCAAACAAAGCTATAGAAGAAACAGCAGGTATAATACTTGACATTTTAAAAGAGAATGGAATATCTGTATATAATGATTTTTCAGTATAA
- a CDS encoding DUF4342 domain-containing protein, translated as MAQITIEMVDKVLERLPYITYKEAKEALMETDGDVLEAIILIENKPSEFASKFADGASKITDNITGIGKVKFDKFEEKFTKDTEKVRIQLVDLFKEATVVRVVLEKEGKVMLNLPLTIGFAGVAFMPMLSILGISAAVLSKYSVKIVDENTNQEVDLGDLNPEKLEILKDIIFNSVSNIKDTVSKKDGSSKNDTDHDITDELFREDTGRSEQEEYVRKNDEYSTFDQRAKENKHVDDNSKPIQEQYINKDGFINQEEKKNREDN; from the coding sequence ATGGCACAAATAACAATCGAAATGGTAGACAAAGTTTTAGAAAGACTTCCATATATTACTTATAAGGAAGCAAAGGAAGCTTTAATGGAAACAGATGGTGATGTATTAGAAGCTATAATACTAATAGAGAATAAACCCTCAGAATTTGCTTCAAAATTTGCTGATGGAGCATCTAAAATTACAGATAATATCACTGGCATAGGAAAGGTAAAATTTGATAAATTCGAAGAAAAATTTACAAAAGATACTGAAAAAGTAAGAATACAATTGGTTGATTTATTTAAAGAAGCTACAGTGGTAAGAGTTGTATTAGAAAAAGAAGGAAAAGTTATGCTAAACCTTCCTCTTACAATTGGATTCGCTGGCGTTGCATTTATGCCTATGCTATCTATTTTAGGAATATCAGCAGCTGTTCTTAGCAAGTATTCAGTAAAAATAGTAGATGAAAATACAAATCAAGAAGTAGATCTTGGAGATTTAAATCCTGAAAAACTTGAGATTTTAAAAGATATAATTTTTAATTCAGTATCAAACATCAAAGATACAGTAAGTAAAAAAGATGGTTCATCAAAAAATGACACAGATCATGATATTACAGATGAATTATTTAGAGAAGATACAGGAAGATCAGAACAAGAAGAATATGTTAGAAAAAATGATGAGTATTCTACATTTGATCAAAGAGCGAAAGAGAATAAACATGTAGATGATAACTCAAAGCCAATTCAAGAGCAATATATAAACAAAGATGGTTTTATCAATCAAGAGGAAAAAAAGAATAGAGAAGATAATTAA
- the recO gene encoding DNA repair protein RecO, whose product MIVINTQGVVLRTMKYKENDIILTLLTRQYGKVTAIARGAQRQKSKFLAGSQLFSYNTYTLKKQKDMFVVYQCENIKSFYNISSDFEAFSYATFIVKLVENNSIEGQTNNRLFELLVHTLFLYSEKADNKMFLLDAFILKFIDFIGYRPNVDKCSICSRNSYEYALFSIGSGGIVCNHCIDKDDKYFNIDQTIVSLMQYILATEIVDCSKAQVANVLVEQLYSLLKMYLIHYFDNTSFKSIDMFKGIK is encoded by the coding sequence ATGATAGTTATAAACACTCAGGGCGTTGTATTACGCACCATGAAATATAAAGAAAATGATATAATTCTTACACTTCTAACTAGGCAATATGGCAAGGTAACAGCTATAGCTAGAGGTGCTCAAAGACAAAAGAGTAAATTCTTAGCGGGTTCTCAACTCTTTTCTTATAATACATATACTTTAAAAAAACAAAAAGATATGTTTGTAGTATATCAGTGTGAGAATATTAAAAGTTTTTACAATATATCTTCTGACTTTGAAGCATTTTCCTATGCCACATTTATAGTCAAGTTAGTAGAAAATAACTCCATAGAAGGACAAACTAACAATAGGTTATTTGAATTATTAGTTCATACTTTGTTTTTATATTCAGAAAAAGCTGATAATAAAATGTTTCTTTTAGATGCATTTATTTTAAAATTTATCGATTTTATTGGGTATAGACCTAATGTGGACAAATGTAGTATTTGCTCAAGAAATTCTTATGAATACGCCCTTTTTTCTATAGGATCTGGGGGTATAGTTTGCAATCACTGCATAGATAAAGATGATAAATATTTTAATATTGATCAGACAATAGTATCGCTTATGCAGTACATATTAGCCACTGAAATAGTGGATTGTAGTAAGGCTCAAGTAGCTAATGTATTAGTGGAACAGTTGTACAGTCTATTGAAGATGTATTTGATACACTACTTTGACAATACAAGTTTCAAATCCATTGATATGTTCAAAGGAATTAAATAA
- the glyS gene encoding glycine--tRNA ligase subunit beta, whose amino-acid sequence MNNYLLYEIGVEEMPSRFVESTLEQLKTNLSNSLKDNRINFDSIKTYATPRRLVLLVEGLADKQLDFEEEAKGPARKIAVDGYGNLTKAALGFMRGKGLSEDDIYFKEIGGNEYLFATIKESGKDTDEILLEELQTIIKSVVFPKSMRWGGKNMRFVRPIRWLLALHNDNILPVNLEGIIASNKTVGHRFLGKKSIEVSSVEDYLSKLEENFVILDQNKRKELIHHQIDEVAQSIGGTIELDEELLDEVTYIVEYPTAFYGEFDKEYISLPKEVVKTPMQAHQRYFPVVDANRKLLPNFVAVRNGNDYMIENVKKGNEKVLEARLADALFFFNEDRKHNLEYYREKLSTVVFQEKLGTLLDKSNRIYKIANEYQTDLNIDKEKLVEAAYLSKADLVTNMVFEFDELQGYMGKEYAKLEGKDTLVAQAIYEHYMPRFSGDQIPTSLEASLLSIYDKMDTIAGFFAIGIKPTGSADPFALRRQSLGILTILLEKNIEFDIANLANIALDQFDMVEFDKEKVVEEIVDFFNERTKYIFKDMGIRYDVVDAVLASDEKNIYDLYERAESINKWIDRESLTDMLVAFNRVATLAEKAETKNIDENLFSEQAERDLYENFQIVDKNINQYMQAKEYTKSLDEFASLKPYIDTFFDSVMVMDEDMLVRNNRLALLNKIYESMLQICDLSKIVYK is encoded by the coding sequence ATGAATAATTACTTATTATATGAAATAGGTGTTGAAGAAATGCCTTCAAGGTTCGTTGAATCTACATTAGAACAGTTAAAAACAAATTTGAGCAATTCATTGAAAGATAACAGAATAAATTTTGATTCAATTAAAACATATGCAACTCCTAGAAGATTAGTATTATTAGTAGAAGGCCTTGCAGATAAGCAGTTAGACTTTGAAGAAGAAGCAAAAGGTCCTGCAAGAAAGATAGCTGTTGACGGTTACGGAAATCTTACAAAGGCAGCACTAGGATTTATGAGAGGTAAGGGATTATCTGAAGATGATATATACTTCAAAGAAATAGGTGGCAATGAATACTTATTCGCTACAATTAAAGAGAGTGGAAAAGATACTGATGAAATTCTTTTAGAAGAATTACAAACAATTATCAAATCTGTTGTATTTCCTAAATCAATGCGTTGGGGTGGGAAGAATATGAGATTTGTAAGACCTATTAGATGGCTTTTAGCTTTACATAATGATAATATCCTACCAGTCAATTTAGAAGGAATTATAGCTTCAAATAAAACAGTAGGACATAGATTTTTAGGTAAAAAGTCTATAGAAGTATCAAGTGTAGAAGACTACTTATCAAAACTTGAAGAGAATTTTGTTATATTAGATCAGAACAAGAGGAAAGAATTAATACATCATCAAATAGATGAAGTAGCACAATCAATAGGTGGAACAATAGAATTAGATGAAGAACTATTAGATGAAGTAACTTATATAGTAGAATATCCTACAGCATTTTATGGGGAATTTGACAAGGAGTATATAAGTTTACCAAAAGAAGTAGTAAAAACTCCTATGCAAGCTCATCAAAGGTATTTCCCTGTAGTGGATGCTAATAGAAAATTACTTCCTAACTTTGTAGCTGTTCGTAATGGTAATGATTATATGATTGAAAATGTCAAGAAGGGTAACGAAAAAGTTCTTGAAGCTAGATTAGCGGATGCACTATTCTTCTTTAATGAGGATAGAAAACATAATTTAGAGTATTATAGAGAAAAATTGTCTACGGTAGTATTTCAGGAAAAACTTGGAACATTACTTGATAAGTCAAATAGAATTTATAAGATAGCGAATGAATACCAAACCGATTTAAATATCGATAAAGAAAAACTAGTAGAAGCAGCCTATTTATCAAAAGCTGATTTAGTAACTAATATGGTGTTTGAGTTTGATGAACTTCAAGGTTATATGGGCAAGGAATATGCTAAATTAGAAGGTAAAGATACATTAGTTGCCCAAGCTATTTATGAACATTATATGCCAAGATTCAGTGGTGATCAAATTCCAACTAGTTTAGAAGCATCTTTGTTATCTATATATGACAAAATGGATACTATAGCAGGATTTTTTGCAATTGGAATAAAGCCTACAGGTTCAGCAGATCCATTTGCACTTAGAAGACAATCACTAGGTATACTTACAATTCTCTTAGAAAAAAATATAGAATTTGATATAGCAAATCTTGCTAATATAGCACTAGATCAATTTGATATGGTTGAATTTGACAAAGAAAAAGTAGTTGAAGAAATAGTAGATTTCTTCAACGAAAGAACAAAATATATATTCAAGGATATGGGAATTAGATATGATGTCGTAGATGCTGTTCTTGCAAGTGATGAGAAAAACATATATGACTTATATGAGAGGGCAGAATCTATCAATAAATGGATAGATAGAGAAAGTCTTACTGATATGTTGGTAGCATTTAATAGAGTGGCAACTCTAGCAGAAAAAGCAGAAACTAAAAACATTGATGAAAATTTATTTTCAGAACAAGCAGAAAGAGATTTATATGAGAATTTCCAGATAGTAGATAAAAATATTAATCAATATATGCAAGCTAAAGAATACACAAAATCACTTGATGAATTTGCTAGCCTAAAGCCATATATAGATACATTCTTTGATTCAGTTATGGTTATGGATGAAGATATGCTAGTAAGAAATAATAGACTAGCTTTATTAAACAAAATCTATGAATCAATGTTACAAATTTGTGATCTTTCTAAAATAGTATATAAATAA
- the ppdK gene encoding pyruvate, phosphate dikinase gives MSTKFVYSFDEGNKEMRGLLGGKGANLAEMTNIGLPVPQGFTITTEACNDYYDNDHKIVDEIIKQIDEKLAQLEKEQGKKLGSDSNPLLVSVRSGAVFSMPGMMDTILNLGLNDTSVKGLIEATKNERFSYDSYRRFIQMFSDVAMEVPKYKFENVLDAYKEKNGYKFDTELTVEDLKGIVEDYKAIYKEAVGEDFPQDPKKQLMLSIEAVFRSWNNPRAIVYRKLNDIPGNLGTAVNIQSMVFGNMGQTSGTGVAFTRNPSTGENRLFGEYLINAQGEDVVAGIRTPQTIDTLKNEMPEIYDEFVKITHILEGHYKDMQDIEFTIENGRLFILQTRNGKRTAQAAINVVVDLVNDGVIDKEEAVMRIEPNQLDQLLHPTFDPKALKGADKLAKGLPASPGAATGRVYFYADDAVQHANAGEKVLLVRQETSPEDIEGMVSAEGILTARGGMTSHAAVVARGMGKCCVAGCGELRVDESSREIRVGDLVIKEGEFMSIDGSSGCVYLGQIPMTSVELSGSFGTFMSWVDEIRDMMVRTNADNPRDAKKAIEFGAEGIGLCRTEHMFFEEDRIPAVRKMILSETVEDRVKALESLLPFQREDFHGIFMAMEGRPCNIRLLDPPLHEFLPHDDASIEALASQMGIRPSELKKRVMDLDEFNPMLGHRGCRLAVTYPEICEMQSRAIAQGAIQAIKDGVDVHPEIMVPLIGTVNELKMLRPIIERCINEEIEKSGVKFDYTVGTMIEIPRACVTADEIAEVADFFSFGTNDLTQMGFGYSRDDAGKFLGEYVDKGILEKDPFQVLDQRGIGRLVEMAVKLGRGQKPELKLGICGEHGGEPSSVEFCYKQGLNYVSCSPFRVPIARLAAAQATVKKSKGNQHRDK, from the coding sequence ATGAGTACAAAATTTGTTTACAGTTTTGATGAAGGCAACAAAGAAATGAGAGGCTTACTTGGAGGTAAGGGAGCTAATTTAGCAGAAATGACTAATATAGGTCTTCCAGTACCTCAAGGTTTTACAATTACTACAGAAGCTTGTAATGATTATTATGACAATGACCACAAAATAGTTGATGAAATAATCAAGCAAATTGATGAAAAGTTGGCTCAATTAGAAAAAGAACAGGGAAAAAAATTAGGGTCTGACTCTAATCCACTATTAGTATCAGTAAGATCTGGTGCAGTATTTTCAATGCCAGGTATGATGGATACAATACTTAACCTTGGACTAAATGACACAAGTGTAAAGGGATTAATTGAAGCTACTAAAAATGAAAGATTTTCTTATGATTCATACAGAAGATTTATTCAAATGTTTTCTGACGTTGCTATGGAAGTGCCAAAATATAAATTTGAAAATGTATTGGATGCTTACAAGGAAAAAAATGGATACAAATTTGATACTGAACTTACAGTAGAAGACCTAAAAGGGATAGTAGAAGATTATAAGGCTATATACAAAGAAGCAGTAGGAGAAGATTTTCCTCAAGACCCTAAAAAACAGTTGATGTTATCAATAGAAGCTGTTTTTAGATCTTGGAACAACCCAAGAGCAATAGTTTATAGAAAATTAAATGACATACCAGGAAACTTAGGTACTGCAGTAAATATACAGTCAATGGTATTCGGTAATATGGGACAGACTAGTGGTACAGGTGTTGCTTTCACAAGAAACCCTTCTACTGGAGAAAACAGACTATTCGGTGAATATCTAATAAATGCACAGGGCGAAGATGTTGTTGCAGGTATTAGAACTCCACAGACAATAGATACATTAAAGAATGAAATGCCTGAAATATATGATGAATTTGTAAAAATAACTCATATATTAGAAGGTCACTATAAAGATATGCAGGATATTGAATTTACTATAGAAAATGGTAGATTATTTATTTTACAGACAAGAAATGGTAAGAGAACAGCTCAGGCTGCTATTAATGTTGTGGTTGATTTGGTAAATGATGGCGTAATAGATAAGGAAGAAGCTGTAATGAGAATAGAGCCAAATCAGTTGGATCAATTATTGCATCCAACATTTGATCCAAAAGCTTTGAAAGGTGCAGATAAGTTAGCTAAAGGATTACCTGCATCGCCAGGTGCCGCTACAGGTAGAGTATACTTCTATGCAGATGATGCAGTTCAACATGCAAATGCAGGAGAAAAAGTATTACTAGTAAGACAAGAAACTTCTCCAGAAGATATAGAAGGTATGGTAAGTGCTGAAGGTATATTGACTGCTAGAGGTGGTATGACATCACATGCAGCAGTTGTCGCAAGAGGAATGGGCAAGTGTTGTGTAGCTGGATGTGGAGAATTAAGAGTAGATGAATCTTCTAGAGAAATAAGAGTGGGCGACCTTGTAATCAAGGAAGGCGAATTTATGTCTATAGATGGTTCTAGTGGATGTGTATACCTTGGACAGATACCTATGACAAGTGTTGAACTAAGTGGTAGCTTTGGAACATTTATGTCTTGGGTGGATGAAATAAGAGATATGATGGTTAGAACAAATGCAGATAATCCTAGAGATGCGAAAAAGGCTATAGAATTTGGAGCAGAGGGTATTGGACTTTGTAGAACTGAGCATATGTTCTTTGAAGAAGATAGAATACCAGCAGTTAGAAAGATGATACTTTCTGAAACTGTAGAAGATAGAGTAAAAGCATTAGAATCTTTATTACCATTCCAAAGAGAAGATTTCCATGGAATCTTCATGGCTATGGAAGGTAGACCATGCAACATAAGATTATTAGACCCACCTCTACATGAATTCTTACCTCATGATGATGCATCAATAGAAGCTTTAGCATCTCAGATGGGGATTAGACCTAGCGAATTAAAGAAAAGAGTAATGGATTTAGATGAATTCAATCCAATGCTAGGACATAGAGGATGTAGATTAGCAGTAACTTATCCAGAAATATGTGAAATGCAGTCTAGAGCAATAGCACAAGGTGCTATTCAGGCAATCAAAGATGGTGTTGATGTTCACCCTGAAATAATGGTTCCTTTAATTGGTACAGTAAATGAATTAAAGATGCTAAGACCGATAATTGAAAGATGCATTAATGAGGAAATAGAAAAATCTGGTGTGAAGTTTGATTATACTGTAGGTACTATGATAGAAATACCTAGAGCTTGCGTTACAGCTGATGAAATTGCTGAAGTAGCAGATTTCTTTAGTTTTGGTACTAATGACCTTACTCAGATGGGATTCGGTTATTCAAGGGATGATGCTGGTAAATTCTTAGGAGAATATGTTGATAAGGGCATACTTGAAAAAGATCCATTCCAAGTCCTAGATCAAAGAGGTATAGGTAGATTAGTTGAAATGGCTGTAAAATTAGGTAGAGGTCAAAAACCTGAACTAAAATTAGGAATATGTGGAGAACATGGTGGAGAGCCTTCTTCAGTAGAATTCTGTTACAAGCAAGGACTAAATTATGTATCTTGCTCACCATTTAGAGTTCCAATTGCTAGGCTTGCAGCAGCACAAGCTACAGTAAAGAAATCAAAAGGAAATCAACATAGAGATAAATAA
- the glyQ gene encoding glycine--tRNA ligase subunit alpha gives MNFQEMILTLQKFWADNGCIMTQPYDVEKGAGTMNPNTFLKSLGPEPWSVCYVEPSRRPADGRYGENPNRLYQHHQFQVILKPSPDNIQDLYLESLRKIGINPDEHDIRFVEDNWEAATVGAWGLGWEVWLDGMEITQFTYFQQVGNIECELETGEITYGLERLAMYIQDVDSVYDLMWNDKITYGQVFKRQEYENTKYAFEDCNAEMLFNVFDLFESEAVRLAEIGLVIPCYDYVLKCSHIFNTLEARGAIGVSQRAAFIGKIRGLAKIVAESYVKQREELGYPLMKVGEINE, from the coding sequence ATGAATTTTCAAGAAATGATTTTAACATTACAAAAATTCTGGGCAGACAATGGATGCATAATGACACAGCCTTATGATGTTGAAAAAGGAGCGGGAACAATGAATCCCAATACTTTTTTAAAGTCGTTAGGACCAGAACCATGGAGTGTATGCTATGTAGAACCATCTAGAAGGCCAGCTGATGGTAGATATGGAGAAAATCCAAATAGATTATATCAACATCATCAATTTCAAGTAATACTAAAACCATCACCAGATAATATTCAAGACTTATACTTGGAATCTCTTAGAAAAATAGGTATAAATCCTGATGAACACGATATTAGGTTTGTGGAAGATAACTGGGAAGCTGCAACAGTAGGTGCATGGGGACTGGGTTGGGAAGTATGGTTAGATGGAATGGAAATTACTCAGTTTACTTACTTCCAACAAGTGGGTAACATAGAGTGTGAGCTTGAAACAGGTGAAATTACATATGGTCTTGAAAGACTTGCTATGTATATTCAAGATGTAGATAGTGTATATGATTTGATGTGGAATGACAAAATTACATATGGTCAGGTATTTAAGAGACAAGAATATGAAAATACAAAGTATGCATTTGAAGATTGCAATGCAGAAATGTTGTTTAATGTATTTGATTTATTTGAATCTGAAGCTGTTAGACTTGCAGAGATTGGCTTAGTAATACCATGCTATGACTATGTATTAAAGTGTTCTCATATTTTTAATACACTAGAAGCTAGAGGAGCTATAGGTGTAAGTCAAAGGGCTGCATTTATAGGAAAAATAAGAGGTCTTGCTAAAATAGTTGCAGAAAGCTATGTAAAGCAAAGAGAAGAGCTTGGATATCCATTAATGAAGGTAGGTGAAATCAATGAATAA
- the mgtE gene encoding magnesium transporter: MDKKQDSARELYDQVKEMMDNNKFIELRETLDEYHTMDIYDVLQDLDEVDRLKLFEILPLESAASILEECESEFFQNIVANIDREHLRNIFEEMSMGDLADILRELDEGSREKILDIVSKEDEEELRELLAYVDETSGSTMKKGYVSVNKNLNVEQAIKHIRAEALDADSIYYIYVVDNLQKLVGVLSLRDLFLSSDNSKIEDIMVENVKSVGDNDDREEAVKMVSKYNLVAVPVTDEEGVLKGIITVDDILDVMEEEASEDMYKFAGSSEHERDVAENEKSTLKEQVLSCVRGRISWLLLTAILSFVTAFFFTKFKVIVDDSHIALIFFAPLVLAMGGSVGIQSSAVTIINLLDNEKDVDYQTFMKELISSLINAFVIVVISSIILYFVTQNAQIITAISLTVFINMVLGATFGTLIPIVVNRLESDPSVITSPIISAIMDIIGVIVYYIIISIFIL, translated from the coding sequence ATGGATAAAAAACAGGACTCGGCGCGAGAGTTGTATGATCAAGTCAAAGAAATGATGGATAATAACAAGTTTATTGAATTGAGGGAAACATTAGATGAATATCATACTATGGATATTTACGATGTACTTCAAGATTTAGATGAAGTGGATAGATTAAAACTATTTGAGATACTTCCTCTAGAGAGTGCAGCTTCAATTTTGGAAGAATGTGAAAGTGAATTTTTCCAGAATATAGTTGCTAATATTGATAGGGAACATCTTAGAAATATTTTTGAAGAAATGTCTATGGGCGATTTGGCGGATATTCTTCGTGAACTGGATGAAGGTAGCAGGGAAAAAATACTTGATATTGTTAGTAAAGAAGATGAAGAAGAATTAAGAGAATTGCTTGCATATGTAGATGAAACTTCAGGCTCTACAATGAAAAAAGGTTATGTATCCGTAAATAAGAATTTGAATGTTGAACAGGCAATCAAGCATATTAGAGCAGAAGCTCTAGATGCCGACTCAATATACTATATATATGTTGTAGACAATCTTCAAAAATTAGTAGGAGTTTTATCACTGAGAGATTTATTCTTGTCAAGTGATAATTCAAAAATTGAAGATATAATGGTTGAAAATGTAAAATCTGTTGGGGATAATGATGATAGAGAAGAAGCTGTAAAAATGGTTTCAAAGTATAACTTAGTGGCTGTTCCAGTGACAGATGAAGAAGGAGTCTTAAAGGGCATTATAACAGTAGACGATATCTTAGATGTTATGGAAGAAGAAGCTAGTGAAGATATGTACAAGTTTGCAGGTTCAAGTGAGCATGAAAGAGATGTAGCGGAAAATGAGAAATCTACATTGAAAGAGCAAGTATTATCTTGTGTAAGAGGTAGAATTTCATGGCTATTGTTGACGGCTATTTTGTCTTTTGTGACAGCATTTTTCTTTACAAAATTTAAAGTTATAGTTGATGATAGCCATATAGCATTGATATTTTTTGCTCCTTTAGTTCTTGCAATGGGTGGTAGCGTTGGTATACAATCTTCTGCTGTAACAATAATAAACTTGTTGGATAATGAAAAAGATGTTGACTATCAAACATTTATGAAAGAGTTGATTAGTTCACTAATAAATGCATTCGTAATAGTGGTAATCTCATCTATTATTTTATACTTTGTAACTCAAAATGCACAGATAATCACAGCTATATCACTTACTGTATTTATTAACATGGTATTAGGAGCAACATTTGGAACATTGATACCAATTGTAGTAAATAGATTAGAGTCAGATCCATCTGTTATCACATCACCTATTATTTCTGCAATTATGGATATAATAGGAGTAATAGTTTATTATATTATAATATCAATATTTATTTTATAA
- a CDS encoding helix-turn-helix transcriptional regulator translates to MVKIQLNDRQLKIIDIVKANEPITGEKIAERLNVTRATLRSDLVVLTMTNILDARPKVGYFYVGEGDLDNNAVAMKQVKVSDVMGVPLTAKQSDTVYDVIVNIFIEDSGGVFITDEKDFLCGVVSRKDLLKATIGGTDISKIPVGMIMTRIPNVATVYEDDFINLAALKLMKREVDSLPVVRLIDNDETQMKIVGKVSKTLITRLFVEITE, encoded by the coding sequence GTGGTTAAAATCCAACTTAATGACAGGCAATTAAAGATAATTGATATAGTAAAGGCTAATGAACCAATCACAGGTGAGAAGATAGCTGAAAGGCTTAATGTTACAAGAGCTACATTAAGATCTGATTTAGTCGTTTTGACAATGACTAACATATTAGATGCTAGACCTAAGGTTGGATATTTTTATGTTGGTGAAGGCGATTTAGATAATAATGCAGTTGCCATGAAACAGGTAAAAGTATCTGATGTGATGGGAGTTCCCCTTACTGCAAAGCAAAGTGACACTGTTTATGATGTGATAGTTAATATATTTATTGAAGATTCAGGAGGCGTCTTTATTACTGATGAAAAAGATTTTCTTTGTGGAGTAGTCTCAAGAAAAGATTTATTAAAAGCAACAATAGGTGGTACGGATATTAGTAAAATTCCAGTTGGGATGATAATGACTAGAATTCCAAATGTTGCAACAGTATATGAAGATGATTTCATCAATTTAGCGGCATTAAAATTGATGAAAAGAGAAGTCGACTCACTACCAGTGGTTAGATTAATAGACAACGATGAAACACAGATGAAAATCGTAGGCAAAGTTTCAAAAACGTTGATAACGAGACTTTTTGTTGAAATCACAGAGTAA